Genomic window (Tautonia rosea):
GCTACCGGGTCATCGACATCACTCCCGAGGAGCCGGTCGAGTGGCCCGTCCAGGTGCTCTACTTCAACCCGATCGTCGTGGCGCTGAACGTCGTGCCGATGCTGGTGATGCTGATCCTCTATGCTCGCCTGCTCGACCGGTATGCCGGCAACGATTGGGCCTGGTTCCTCTCGCTGGCGGCGGCAGGGTTGGGAACCAATCTCGTCATCTTCTCGACGACGCTCAACAACCACACGATCGCGGCCTGGAGTGCCTTCTTCGCGCTCTATGCGTTTCTGAGGGTTTGGGACGACGGGCGGACCCACTGGGGATACTTCGCGGTGGCCGGGTTTTTCGGGGCCTTTGCCGCGTGCAACGAATTGCCGGCGGCCGTGTTTGGGGTCTTGCTGTTTCTCTTGATGGTAGTCAAGGCGCCGGGCAAGACGTTCGCGGTGTTCGTGCCGGCGGCATTGGTGCCGATCCTCGCCTTCCTGGTGACGATCTATCTGGCGACCGGCGAGTGGACCCCCGTGTATGCGAAGTTCTCGGAGGAAGGCCCCGATTCCCCGTACCGATACCCGGGCAGCTACTGGCTGACTCCGCTGGCGATGGACTGGTTCGACCAGAATCCGGAACCGTGGTGGGTATACCTCTTGCACCTGACGATCGGGCACCACGGGATTTTCTCGTTGACGCCGGTCGTCCTGTTCTCGTTCTGGGCGATGCTTCGCAGCATGTTCGGGTTTGATCATCGCCTGCGGACCCTCTCATGGCTGACCCTGGTGCTGACGGCGGCGATCGTGGCCTTTTATGTGTGGCAGACGCACAACTACGGCGGCTCAACGCAGGGGGCGCGGTGGTTGTTCTGGCTCTTTCCGTTCTGGCTGATCTTGCTGCCGCTGGGACTGGAAGGGGGGCAGCATCGCTCCTGGGTCCGCTGGTTGACCCTGGCGGCGCTCGGTTTTGCCGTGTTTAACACCGGATACGGCCTGCAACAGCCCTGGAGCCACCCCTGGATCGTCGATGCGATGGAGCACCTGAATCTCTATGAGCTGAAGCGATAACGCCTTATGCTCCGCGAGCGGGGGCGAGCGTTGATGTTTGGCCTCCTCGCCCCAGCTGCGGGGAGAGGGGGCTTTCGTTCGGATCGCGAGGCGAGCGGTTCGAGCAGGGTGCCCCCTCATCCGGCCTTCGGCCACCCTCTCCCCCGCGATCGGAGGAGAGGGTTGAGATCGGGCGTCTTGAACGGAGAGCGGGGGCGAGGGCTGAATGAGGGCTGACTTTGCTCGCGAGCGGAACGGAGTGAGGGGGGCCTTGCCTGCGAGGCGAGGAGCCCGTTAGATCCCCGCCAGGACCTTGGCTCGCCCGACGCGCTGGATGCCCAGGACGAAGGCGGCAGTGCGGAGGCTGACCCCCTGGCGTCGGGCGAGGTCGAAGACGGCGGCGAAGCTCTCGACGTGGCGGCGGTCCTGCTCGGCTCGGATCTGGTCGATCGACCATCGGAAATGCTGAAGGTTCTGCACCCACTCGAAGTAGCTGACGATCACACCGCCGGCGTTGGCGAGGATGTCGGGCACGACCGGGATCTCGCGGCGGTGGAAGACCTCGTCGGCCTCGGGCCAGGTGGGGCTGTTGGCGGCCTCGATGATGGCTCGGGCCTGAACCTCCTCGGCCATCTCGGCATCGAAGACGCCCCCGAGCGCGGCGGGAATGAGCACATCGACCTCACTGGTCAGCAAGTGCTCGTTCGTGCATGAATCTCCGCCGGAAAAGCCGACGACCTTGCGATGGGCGGCCACATGCTGCTGAAGGCTCGGAATATCAAGTCCGTCGGGGTTGCAGACGCCGCCGTAAGCGTCGGAGACGGCGACGATCTTCGCCCCCATGTCGTAGAGCTCTCGCGAGGTGAAGCTGCCGACGTTGCCGAACCCCTGAACGGCCACGGTCGCCCCCTCGACCGGCCGGTTCCAGGAGTGCTGGAGGAACTCTCGGGTAATGATCGCCACGCCGTGGCCGGTGGCGCTCTCGCGGCCGAGCGAGCCGTGCAGCTCGACCGGCTTGCCCGTGACCACCGCCGGCTGGTGGCCGTGGTACTTGCTGTATTCGTTCATGATCCAGGCCATCACCTGCGCGTCGGTGCCGACGTCCGGCGCGGGGATGTCCTTGTCCGGCCCGATGAAGTCGTGGATCTGCTGGACGAAGCGCCGGGTGATCCGCTCCAGCTCGGCTCGGGAGAGCTTCGTCACGTCGCAGTTGACGCCCCCTTTGCCGCCGCCGTAGGGCAAGTCGACCACGGCGGTCTTCCAGGTCATCAGGCTGGCGAGCGATCGGGCCTCGTCTTCATCGACGGTCGGGTGATAGCGTAGGCCGCCCTTAAAGGGACCCCTGGCGTTGTCGTGCTGAACCCGGTAGCCGATGAAGTTGCCGATCTGGCCCGAGTCCATCTCAATGGCCACCTCGACCCGAAGCTCGCGTTCGGGAGTGGCCAGCAAGACCTTCATGTTCTCGGACAGACCGAGAATCGACGCCGCGTGCTCGAAATAATGGTTCGTGGCCTCGAAGAAGGCATGCATCGACAGGGCCACCTGATCGCGAGGGAATAACGATGCTCGAACGCCGACACTCCCGGCATTTCTCGGATGAATCGTAACCATCGCCCCCCACCCTCGCAAGGAATCGATCCTCCGGGACCGATCCCCGTCTCTCTCTGGTCGACCCCTTGCCTGGCGTTGTATAACATAGGTTGACGAGATCGTTAGCCCACAAACTATCCCGCCGACGCCTACTTCACGAAGAGGCGAGGTCTGGCCAATCCCCCCCGATCCGATCGGCCGACCTTCGCTCCCTCCTCCCTCTCGATCCGATAATCCCGCGGTGGTGGATCGTGCTTCGATATGACTTCGAACAAAGCCTGATCTACTGGGTCTGCTCCACGTCGCTGGCGATGGAGCGGGCCTTGAACGAAGAGCTGGCGCCGCATGGCATTACGTATCGCCAGTGGCAGGTGCTCGGCTGGCTCGTGCTCGAAGGGCCGCTGGCGCAGGGCGAGCTGGCCGATCGGATGCGGATCGAGCCGCCCACGCTCGTCGGCATCGTCGATCGGATGGAGCGAGACGGCTGGCTGGAGCGCTCTCCCTGTCAGGAGGACCGCCGCCGAAAACTCTTGCGGCTGACCGATCGGGTTGAGCCGGTCTGGGAGCGGATCGCCTCGGCCGCGCGTCGGGTCCGGTCCCGAGCCGCCGAGGGGTTCTCCGAGGACGAGTTGA
Coding sequences:
- a CDS encoding Glu/Leu/Phe/Val family dehydrogenase; amino-acid sequence: MHAFFEATNHYFEHAASILGLSENMKVLLATPERELRVEVAIEMDSGQIGNFIGYRVQHDNARGPFKGGLRYHPTVDEDEARSLASLMTWKTAVVDLPYGGGKGGVNCDVTKLSRAELERITRRFVQQIHDFIGPDKDIPAPDVGTDAQVMAWIMNEYSKYHGHQPAVVTGKPVELHGSLGRESATGHGVAIITREFLQHSWNRPVEGATVAVQGFGNVGSFTSRELYDMGAKIVAVSDAYGGVCNPDGLDIPSLQQHVAAHRKVVGFSGGDSCTNEHLLTSEVDVLIPAALGGVFDAEMAEEVQARAIIEAANSPTWPEADEVFHRREIPVVPDILANAGGVIVSYFEWVQNLQHFRWSIDQIRAEQDRRHVESFAAVFDLARRQGVSLRTAAFVLGIQRVGRAKVLAGI
- a CDS encoding glycosyltransferase family 39 protein, encoding MAYPELPDTVYMEPDDPTMRPPRSPTRRAVGQILIVVSVALMLGATLKQKAMISANDISRWCTVWSLLERGTYAIDECPWQLGTQDKVLIPEPFTPEGEEPVKRFYSSKPPLLPTLIAGMLYPARAMTGVPLDAKIEQERSLRMEVQSLSDDPPSDPNRILEVDEARGYRVIDITPEEPVEWPVQVLYFNPIVVALNVVPMLVMLILYARLLDRYAGNDWAWFLSLAAAGLGTNLVIFSTTLNNHTIAAWSAFFALYAFLRVWDDGRTHWGYFAVAGFFGAFAACNELPAAVFGVLLFLLMVVKAPGKTFAVFVPAALVPILAFLVTIYLATGEWTPVYAKFSEEGPDSPYRYPGSYWLTPLAMDWFDQNPEPWWVYLLHLTIGHHGIFSLTPVVLFSFWAMLRSMFGFDHRLRTLSWLTLVLTAAIVAFYVWQTHNYGGSTQGARWLFWLFPFWLILLPLGLEGGQHRSWVRWLTLAALGFAVFNTGYGLQQPWSHPWIVDAMEHLNLYELKR
- a CDS encoding MarR family winged helix-turn-helix transcriptional regulator translates to MLRYDFEQSLIYWVCSTSLAMERALNEELAPHGITYRQWQVLGWLVLEGPLAQGELADRMRIEPPTLVGIVDRMERDGWLERSPCQEDRRRKLLRLTDRVEPVWERIASAARRVRSRAAEGFSEDELNRLFAGLERIRSNLTRPQPSSGAGLANEPDHDTESPVAVPPTPTPALAEDSRS